The Vidua chalybeata isolate OUT-0048 chromosome 17, bVidCha1 merged haplotype, whole genome shotgun sequence genome has a segment encoding these proteins:
- the SS18L1 gene encoding calcium-responsive transactivator codes for MSVAFASARPRGKGEVTQQTIQKMLDENHHLIQCIMDYQSKGKTAECTQYQQILHRNLVYLATIADSNQNMQSLLPAPPTQNINLGPGGMSQSASNQSLHSQSNLSDAIGTGLPPSSLMQSQISNGPNHVSMQQSGQNTMPTTSLSMTVSSHGTGPGYSHTVPASQNVPMQGQGSIGNYVSRTNINMQSNPVSMMHQQAATSHYNSAQGGSQHYQGQSSIAMMSQSNQGNSMMGQRPMGPYRASQQGSSQQYMGQEEYYSEQYSHGQGSSEPMNQQYYPDGHGDYAYQQSSYTEQSYDRSFDDSTQHYYEGGNSQYSQQQAGYQQGAAQQQTYSQQQYPNQQSYPGQQQGYGPAQGASSQYSSYQQGQGQQYGSYRASQTGPSAQQQRPYGYEQGQYGNYQQ; via the exons ATGTCGGTTGCCTTTGCTTCTGCTCGCCCAAGAGGCAAAGGGGAGGTCACCCAGCAAACTATCCAGAAG ATGCTAGATGAAAATCACCACCTAATACAATGTATTATGGATTATCAGAGCAAGGGGAAAACTGCAGAATGTACTCA ATACCAACAAATCTTGCACAGAAACCTGGTTTACTTGGCAACAATAGCAGACTCTAACCAGAATATGCAGTCCTTGCTTCCTGCT CCACCAACGCAAAATATAAACTTGGGCCCGGGAGGGATGAGTCAGAGCGCATCCAACCAATCCCTCCACTCCCAGAGCAATCTCAGCGATGCCATCGGGACCggccttcctccttcctccctcatGCAGAGTCAGATTAGCAATG GTCCTAACCACGTGTCTATGCAGCAGTCAGGCCAGAACACCATGCCCACGACCTCTCTGAGTATGACTGTCAGCAGCCACGGGACTGGCCCTGGTTACAGCCACACAGTGCCTGCCTCTCAGAACGTGCCAATGCAAGGCCAGGGCTCAATAGGCAATTACGTCTCTCGAACAAACATCAACATGCAGTCCAATCCAG TCTCCATGATGCACCAGCAAGCAGCAACGTCACATTACAACTCGGCACAAGGAGGGAGCCAGCACTACCAGGGACAGTCCTCCATTGCCATGATGAGCCAGAGCAACCAAGGCAACAGCATGATGGGGCAGCGACCCATGGGCCCTTACAGAGCTTCACAGCAAG GTTCCTCGCAGCAGTACATGGGTCAGGAAGAATATTACAGTGAGCAGTACAGTCATGGCCAAGGCTCATCAGAACCTATGAATCAGCAATACTATCCAGATG GACATGGTGATTATGCCTATCAGCAGTCATCCTATACTGAACAGAGCTACGACCGGTCGTTTGACGACTCTACACAGCACTACTATGAAGGAG GAAATTCTCAGTACAGCCAGCAACAGGCAGGATACCAACAGGGAGCTGCACAACAGCAAACATATTCCCAGCAGCAATACCCAAATCAACAGAGTTACCCAGGACAACAGCAAGGATATG GTCCTGCACAAGGAGCCTCTTCACAGTATTCCAGCTACcaacagggacaggggcagcaATATGGAAGTTACAGAGCTTCCCAGACAGGCCCATCCGCTCAGCAACAGAGGCCTTATGGCTACGAGCAG ggaCAATATGGAAATTACCAGCAATAA
- the PSMA7 gene encoding proteasome subunit alpha type-7, which produces MSYDRAITVFSPDGHLFQVEYAQEAVKKGSTAVGVRGKDIVVLGVEKKSVAKLQDERTVRKICALDDNVCMAFAGLTADARIVINRARVECQSHRLTVEDPVTVEYITRYIASLKQRYTQSNGRRPFGISALIVGFDFDGTPRLYQTDPSGTYHAWKANAIGRGAKSVREFLEKNYTDEAIETDDLTIKLVIKALLEVVQSGGKNIELAVMRREQPLKILNPEEIEKYVAEIEKEKEENEKKKQKKTS; this is translated from the exons ATGAGCTACGACCGCGCCATCACCGTCTTCTCCCCGGACGGGCACCTCTTCCAGGTGGAGTACGCGCAGGAGGCGGTCAAGAAAGGCTCCACCGCG GTTGGAGTAAGAGGGAAGGATATTGTTGTCCTTGGTGTGGAGAAGAAGTCAGTGGCAAAGCTGCAGGATGAGAGAACTGTCAGGAAGATCTGTGCTCTGGATGACAATGTCTGCATGGCTTTTGCAG GGCTGACAGCTGATGCCAGGATAGTCATAAACAGAGCTCGGGTGGAGTGTCAGAGCCACAGGCTCACTGTGGAGGATCCTGTCACCGTGGAGTACATCACACGCTACATTGCCAGCCTGAAACAG AGGTACACGCAGAGCAACGGCCGCAGGCCCTTTGGGATCTCTGCCCTCATCGTGGGCTTTGACTTCGATGGGACCCCGCGGCTGTACCAGACTGACCCCTCTGGCACCTACCACGCTTGGAAG GCTAATGCCATTGGCAGAGGAGCCAAATCTGTGCGTGAGTTCCTGGAGAAAAACTACACCGATGAGGCCATTGAAACAGATGATCTGACTATTAAACTTGTCATCAAGGCTCTTCTCGAG GTGGTGCAGTCTGGTGGGAAGAACATCGAGCTGGCGGTCATGAGACGGGAGCAGCCACTGAAG ATCCTAAACCCTGAAGAAATTGAGAAGTATGTGGCTgaaattgaaaaggaaaaggaagaaaatgaaaagaaaaaacagaagaaaacatcatGA